In one Rutidosis leptorrhynchoides isolate AG116_Rl617_1_P2 chromosome 8, CSIRO_AGI_Rlap_v1, whole genome shotgun sequence genomic region, the following are encoded:
- the LOC139861326 gene encoding uncharacterized protein, with translation MGIFLCCFRSAFDEKHEEANNNDENQEHNVTTNAVLVQDLANECESLLMNGATDPGDDNVTVQTQVEPDVEPEVVNEIVPVGLSLLVQDLKNKCETVLAKAETEPEDEIDPATQSHVEPEVVNETSRLIAHKSVLSDDYILRDDECPICFEEYTHDHPRIITKCSHHYHLNCLYQWQELSGLCPHCSRVAEFEELE, from the exons ATGGGAATCTTTCTCTGTTGTTTTCGTAGCGCATTTGACGAAAAACATGAAGAAGCAAACAATAATGATGAAAATCAGGAGCATAATGTTACAACCAATGCAGTATTGGTTCAAGACCTTGCAAATGAG TGTGAGAGTCTTCTTATGAACGGAGCAACGGATCCAGGGGATGATAATGTAACGGTTCAAACCCAAGTAGAACCAGACGTAGAACCAGAAGTGGTTAATGAAATTGTGCCGGTCGGTTTGAGTTTGTTGGTACAAGACCTCAAAAATAAG TGTGAAACTGTTCTTGCAAAAGCGGAAACTGAACCAGAGGACGAGATTGATCCTGCGACCCAATCACATGTAGAACCAGAAGTGGTTAATGAAACGAGCAGATTGATCGCTCATAAATCTGTGTTAAGTGATGATTATATTTTAAGAGATGACGAATGCCCTATATGCTTCGAAG AATATACTCATGATCATCCAAGGATTATAACTAAATGCTCACATCATTATCATCTAAATTGCCTTTATCAATGGCAAGAACTAAGCGGATTATGTCCACATTGTTCGAGG GTAGCTGAGTTTGAGGAGCTTGAATGA